One Rhizobium tropici CIAT 899 genomic window carries:
- a CDS encoding WGR domain-containing protein, with the protein MIAQPYHLYVERTDVAKNMARYYAMSIEPNLFGDVCLLRKWGRIGSKGQMMIHHFGREEEAVDLFLDLLRRKRKRGYRPRASVAQ; encoded by the coding sequence ATGATCGCGCAACCCTACCATCTTTATGTCGAACGCACCGATGTAGCGAAGAACATGGCGCGCTATTATGCCATGTCAATCGAGCCGAACCTGTTCGGGGACGTCTGTCTCCTGCGCAAATGGGGCCGCATCGGAAGCAAGGGACAGATGATGATCCATCATTTCGGTCGGGAAGAGGAAGCTGTAGACCTGTTCCTCGATCTGCTCCGACGAAAGCGCAAGCGCGGCTATCGTCCGCGCGCCTCAGTGGCACAATGA
- a CDS encoding thermonuclease family protein: MALISAIIVAAGGWFAFGGGDLSGVLALARTPAADRLAAAFAFCGESARMNCVVDGDTFWFEGQKIRIADIDTPELSPPRCEAERIKGEAAKARLLALLNAGNFSLSAGLRDEDKYGRKLRTVTRSGHSIGDRLVDEGLARRWDGARHGWCG; encoded by the coding sequence ATGGCGTTGATCTCAGCCATCATTGTTGCTGCTGGAGGCTGGTTTGCCTTCGGCGGCGGCGATCTCTCTGGCGTACTCGCTTTGGCCAGAACGCCGGCGGCAGATAGATTGGCGGCCGCGTTTGCGTTTTGCGGCGAGAGCGCGCGCATGAACTGCGTCGTCGACGGCGATACCTTCTGGTTCGAGGGCCAGAAAATCCGCATCGCGGATATCGACACGCCGGAACTCAGCCCGCCGCGCTGCGAAGCGGAACGCATCAAGGGCGAGGCGGCGAAGGCACGCCTGCTGGCGCTGCTGAATGCCGGCAACTTCTCGCTTTCCGCTGGCTTGCGCGATGAAGACAAGTATGGTCGCAAGCTCCGGACCGTAACACGATCCGGGCACTCGATCGGGGACAGACTTGTCGATGAGGGCCTCGCCAGGCGCTGGGACGGTGCCAGACATGGATGGTGCGGCTGA
- the traG gene encoding Ti-type conjugative transfer system protein TraG, with protein MNRILLYVAPCALMMLTAIGMAGVEHWLSAFGKSDAAKQMLGRTGIALPYVVASLAGIVFLFASAGSARIRSAGWGVFTGAIATLVVAILRETIRLSAFRGEVPAGKSILNYLDPATTIGAAAVLMSVLFGMRVAIAGNAAFARSEPKRIYGKRALHGEADWMKLSQAEKLFDADGGMVIGERYRVDRDSVAAYAFRADSAETWGAGGTSPLXCIDGSFGSSHGIVFAGSGGFKTTSVTIPTALKWGGALVVLDPSNEVAPMVSKHRGDADRDVFVLDPKRSEIGFNALDWIGRFGGTKEEDIASVASWIMSDSGGARGVRDDFFRASALQLLTALIADVCLSGHTPENDQTLRQVRKNLSEPEPKLRERLQSIYDNSDSDFVKENVAAFVNMTPETFSGVYANAVKETHWLSYPNYAALVSGTSFTTQDLGEGKTDIFINVDLKTLETHSGLARVIIGSFLNAIYNRNGQMEGRTLFLLDEVARLGYMRILETARDAGRKYGITLLMIYQSIGQMRETYGGRDAASKWFESASWISFAAINDPETADYISRRCGMTTVEIDQVSRSSQASGSSRTRSKQLAARPLIQPHEVLRMRADEQIVFTAGNAPLRCGRAIWFRREDMKRCVGTNKFHQLKGRPDAHPIEPARSATSKADRA; from the coding sequence ATGAATAGGATCCTTCTATACGTCGCACCCTGCGCATTGATGATGCTGACGGCGATCGGCATGGCGGGGGTCGAACACTGGCTTTCCGCCTTCGGCAAGAGTGATGCCGCAAAACAGATGCTCGGCCGGACGGGCATCGCTCTACCCTATGTCGTCGCCTCCCTCGCCGGCATCGTCTTCCTGTTTGCGAGCGCCGGCTCGGCAAGGATCAGGTCAGCCGGTTGGGGCGTTTTCACGGGCGCGATCGCCACGCTCGTCGTCGCGATCCTGCGTGAGACGATACGGCTCTCCGCGTTCCGGGGCGAGGTGCCGGCCGGCAAGTCGATCCTGAACTATCTCGATCCCGCAACGACGATCGGCGCGGCCGCCGTGCTGATGTCCGTGTTGTTCGGCATGCGGGTGGCGATCGCCGGCAACGCCGCTTTCGCCAGGTCCGAGCCGAAACGCATTTACGGCAAGCGGGCTCTGCACGGCGAGGCCGACTGGATGAAGCTGTCGCAAGCCGAAAAGCTGTTTGACGCGGATGGCGGCATGGTCATCGGCGAGCGCTACCGGGTCGATAGGGACAGCGTCGCGGCATACGCGTTTCGCGCCGACAGCGCCGAGACGTGGGGAGCAGGCGGGACCTCACCACTGCKCTGCATCGACGGCTCGTTCGGCTCGTCGCACGGCATCGTCTTCGCCGGCTCCGGCGGCTTCAAGACGACATCGGTCACGATCCCGACGGCGCTCAAATGGGGCGGGGCGCTCGTCGTCCTCGACCCGTCGAATGAGGTCGCTCCGATGGTGTCGAAGCACCGTGGCGACGCCGACCGAGATGTCTTTGTCCTCGATCCGAAGCGCTCGGAGATCGGCTTCAACGCGCTCGACTGGATCGGCCGGTTCGGCGGAACGAAAGAGGAGGATATCGCCTCGGTCGCCTCCTGGATCATGAGCGATAGCGGCGGCGCGCGCGGCGTTCGTGATGATTTCTTCCGCGCCTCGGCCTTGCAGCTGCTGACAGCGCTGATTGCCGATGTTTGCCTCTCCGGCCACACGCCGGAGAACGACCAGACGCTTCGGCAGGTGCGCAAGAACCTCTCCGAGCCGGAGCCGAAACTGCGGGAGCGGCTGCAGTCGATCTACGACAACTCAGACTCGGACTTCGTGAAGGAAAATGTCGCGGCTTTCGTCAACATGACGCCCGAGACCTTTTCCGGCGTCTACGCCAACGCGGTCAAGGAAACACATTGGTTGTCCTATCCGAACTACGCCGCCCTGGTCTCGGGTACGAGCTTTACGACGCAAGATCTTGGAGAGGGAAAGACCGACATCTTCATCAATGTCGATCTCAAGACGCTGGAAACGCATTCGGGCCTGGCGCGCGTCATCATCGGCTCGTTCCTGAACGCGATTTATAATCGCAATGGGCAAATGGAGGGCAGGACTCTCTTTCTCCTCGATGAGGTCGCGCGCCTCGGCTACATGCGCATCCTTGAGACAGCCCGCGACGCCGGTCGGAAATACGGCATCACGCTCCTCATGATCTACCAGTCGATCGGCCAGATGCGCGAGACCTATGGCGGTCGCGACGCGGCAAGCAAATGGTTCGAAAGCGCGAGCTGGATTTCCTTTGCCGCCATCAACGATCCCGAAACCGCCGATTACATCTCGCGCCGTTGCGGCATGACGACGGTCGAGATCGACCAGGTCAGCCGCAGTTCTCAGGCGAGCGGATCGTCTCGCACACGATCGAAGCAACTGGCCGCCAGACCTCTGATCCAGCCTCATGAGGTCCTGCGCATGCGTGCCGACGAGCAGATCGTCTTCACGGCGGGGAACGCACCGCTGAGATGCGGCCGTGCCATCTGGTTCCGGCGAGAGGATATGAAGAGGTGCGTCGGGACGAACAAGTTTCACCAGCTCAAAGGCAGGCCCGACGCGCATCCGATCGAGCCGGCGCGCAGTGCAACGAGCAAGGCCGATCGAGCATAA
- the traD gene encoding type IV conjugative transfer system coupling protein TraD, translating to MARTATSDARKKDTREKIELGGLIVKAGLRYEKRALLLGLLIDAAGRLKQDQQERVRLTAIGAAAFGESDE from the coding sequence ATGGCGCGCACGGCAACATCCGACGCCCGCAAGAAGGACACGCGGGAAAAGATCGAGCTTGGCGGCCTCATCGTCAAGGCCGGGCTGCGTTACGAGAAGCGGGCGCTGCTGCTCGGGCTCCTCATCGATGCCGCTGGCCGCCTGAAGCAAGACCAGCAGGAGCGCGTTCGGCTCACTGCGATTGGTGCTGCGGCGTTCGGAGAGAGCGATGAATAG
- the traC gene encoding conjugal transfer protein TraC produces the protein MKKPSSKIRDEIARLQEQLKTAETREAERIGRIALKAGLGEIDVDEPELQAAFEDLAKRFRGGKVAATGGKKGGNAGESSASSTQDAAGATAGGTAEA, from the coding sequence ATGAAGAAGCCATCCTCGAAAATCCGCGACGAGATCGCCAGGCTCCAAGAGCAACTCAAGACGGCCGAGACCCGGGAGGCCGAGCGCATCGGCAGGATCGCGCTCAAGGCAGGCCTCGGCGAGATCGACGTCGATGAGCCAGAGCTGCAGGCAGCCTTCGAGGACCTGGCGAAGCGGTTTCGCGGAGGAAAGGTCGCGGCGACCGGAGGGAAGAAGGGGGGTAACGCCGGCGAAAGCAGCGCATCGTCCACGCAGGACGCGGCTGGCGCGACTGCGGGCGGGACTGCTGAGGCTTGA
- the traA gene encoding Ti-type conjugative transfer relaxase TraA, translating to MAVPHFSVSVVARGSGRSAVLSAAYRHCAKMEYEREARTIDYTRKQGLLHEEFVIPADAPEWLRSMIADRSVSGASEAFWNMVEDFEKRSDAQLAKDVTIALPLELTPEQNIALVRDFVEQHITAKGMVADWVYHDAPGNPHVHLMTTLRPLTADGFGAKKIAVTGPDGNPIRNDAGKIVYELWAGSIDDFNAFRDGWFACQNRHLALAGLDIRVDGRSFEKQGIDLEPTIHLGVGTKAIERKSDAASEPVELERLDLQEARRSENVRRIDRNPELVLALIMREKSVFDERDVAKILHRYVDDAALFQSLMVRILLCPETFRIEREGIDLASGIRVPAKYTTREMIRLEAEMANRAVWLSQRSSHGVRDVVLAATFERHERLSDEQKTAIEHVAGPERIAAVIGRAGAGKTTMMRAAREAWEAAGYHVVGGALAGKAAEGLEKEAGIISRTLASWELRWNQGRDQLDSKTVFVLDEAGMVSSRQMALFVEAVTKAGAKLVLVGDPEQLQPIEAGAAFRAIADRIGYAELETIYRQRQQWMRDASLDLARGKVGKAVDAYRANGRVIGSDLKADAVDNLIAAWDRDYNPAKTSLILAHLRRDVHMLNQMARIKLIERGVLDQGTMFKTADGERNFAVGDQIVFLKNEGSLGVKNGMLAKVMEVGAGRIIARIGDGENARQVLVEQRFYNNLDHGYATTIHKSQGATVDQVKVLASLSLDRHLTYVAMTRHREDLAVYYGRRSFAKNGGLIPILSRRNAKETTLDYEKSAFYREALRFAEARGLNLANVARTLVRDRLEWVVGQKQKLAKLGVRLAAIAGKLGLVRVAAQSPTQNRTKEAKPMVSGITTFAKSVEQAIEDKVAADPGLKKQWEEVSTRFHLVYAQPESAFKAVNVDAILKDETAQKSTLAKLRTEPEHFGALKGKTGILASRSDREEREKAQTNAPALARNLERYLRQRAEAERKFEVEERAVRLKVSIDIPALSQSAKQTLERVRDAIDRNDLPAGLDYALADKMVKAELEGFAKAVSERFGERTFLSLTAKDPNGQTFNAVTSGMTAGQKAEVQSAWNMMRTVQQLAAHERTTEALKHAETMRQTKSQGLSLK from the coding sequence GTGGCCGTCCCCCATTTCTCCGTCAGCGTCGTCGCCCGCGGCTCCGGCCGCAGCGCGGTTCTGTCGGCGGCCTACCGCCACTGCGCCAAGATGGAGTATGAGCGCGAGGCGCGGACGATCGACTACACCCGCAAGCAGGGCTTGCTCCACGAAGAGTTCGTCATCCCTGCCGATGCGCCGGAATGGCTGCGCTCGATGATTGCGGACCGATCGGTTTCCGGCGCCTCCGAAGCCTTCTGGAACATGGTCGAAGATTTCGAGAAGCGCTCCGACGCGCAGCTCGCCAAGGATGTCACGATTGCTTTGCCGCTCGAACTGACGCCCGAGCAAAATATCGCGCTGGTGCGGGATTTCGTCGAGCAGCACATCACGGCGAAGGGCATGGTGGCGGACTGGGTCTATCACGACGCACCGGGCAATCCGCATGTCCATCTGATGACCACCTTGCGGCCGCTGACCGCGGACGGTTTTGGCGCCAAGAAGATCGCGGTAACAGGACCGGACGGTAATCCGATCCGCAACGACGCCGGCAAGATCGTCTATGAACTCTGGGCGGGGAGCATCGACGATTTCAATGCATTTCGCGACGGCTGGTTTGCCTGCCAGAACCGGCACCTGGCGCTTGCGGGTCTCGACATCCGCGTCGATGGGCGCTCCTTCGAGAAGCAGGGAATTGACCTGGAACCGACCATCCATCTCGGCGTCGGCACGAAGGCGATCGAACGAAAATCCGATGCTGCGTCCGAGCCGGTCGAGCTCGAACGCCTCGATCTGCAGGAGGCGAGGCGGAGCGAAAACGTCAGGCGGATCGACAGGAATCCTGAGCTCGTCCTTGCCCTGATCATGCGCGAGAAGAGCGTCTTTGACGAGCGCGACGTCGCAAAGATCCTGCACCGCTATGTCGATGACGCGGCGTTATTCCAAAGCCTGATGGTCCGGATCCTGCTCTGCCCCGAAACCTTCCGCATCGAGCGCGAAGGGATCGACCTTGCCAGCGGCATCCGAGTGCCGGCCAAATACACGACGCGCGAGATGATCCGGCTCGAAGCCGAGATGGCCAATCGAGCGGTCTGGCTTTCCCAGCGGTCGTCGCATGGTGTTCGCGACGTCGTGCTGGCGGCGACATTCGAGCGCCATGAGCGTCTTTCGGACGAGCAGAAAACGGCGATCGAACATGTGGCGGGACCTGAGCGGATCGCGGCTGTGATCGGCCGCGCCGGCGCCGGCAAGACGACGATGATGAGGGCGGCGCGTGAGGCCTGGGAAGCGGCCGGCTATCACGTCGTCGGCGGCGCACTTGCCGGCAAGGCGGCCGAGGGCCTGGAGAAGGAAGCGGGCATCATCTCGCGCACGCTTGCGTCATGGGAGCTGCGCTGGAACCAAGGCCGCGATCAGCTCGATAGCAAGACGGTTTTCGTTCTCGACGAGGCCGGCATGGTGTCATCTCGGCAGATGGCGCTGTTCGTCGAAGCGGTGACGAAGGCTGGCGCCAAGCTCGTTCTCGTCGGCGATCCCGAGCAGCTTCAACCGATCGAGGCAGGTGCCGCCTTTCGCGCCATTGCCGATCGCATCGGCTATGCCGAACTCGAAACCATCTATCGCCAGCGCCAGCAATGGATGCGTGACGCCTCGCTTGATCTTGCACGCGGCAAGGTCGGCAAGGCGGTCGACGCCTATCGCGCCAATGGCAGGGTCATCGGGTCGGATCTCAAAGCCGACGCCGTCGACAACCTCATCGCTGCCTGGGACCGCGATTACAATCCGGCGAAGACGTCGCTCATCCTCGCTCATCTGCGCCGTGACGTTCACATGCTCAACCAGATGGCGCGCATCAAACTCATCGAACGCGGGGTTCTCGATCAGGGAACCATGTTCAAGACCGCCGACGGCGAACGCAACTTCGCCGTCGGTGACCAGATCGTGTTCCTGAAGAACGAGGGATCGCTGGGCGTCAAGAACGGCATGCTGGCCAAGGTCATGGAGGTTGGAGCGGGACGCATCATCGCGCGGATCGGCGATGGGGAGAATGCCCGCCAGGTGCTGGTCGAACAGCGCTTCTACAACAACCTCGATCACGGCTATGCCACGACGATCCACAAGAGCCAGGGTGCGACGGTCGACCAGGTCAAGGTGCTCGCTTCCCTTTCGCTCGACCGCCATCTCACCTATGTCGCGATGACCCGGCATCGCGAGGATCTGGCCGTCTATTACGGCCGCAGATCCTTCGCGAAGAACGGCGGGTTGATCCCGATCCTGTCGCGAAGGAATGCGAAGGAAACGACGCTCGATTACGAGAAGAGCGCCTTTTACCGCGAGGCGCTTCGGTTTGCAGAAGCCCGCGGTCTCAATCTCGCCAATGTCGCCCGCACCCTGGTTCGCGACCGGCTGGAATGGGTCGTCGGTCAGAAGCAAAAACTTGCCAAACTCGGTGTCCGCCTTGCGGCCATCGCCGGCAAGCTCGGGCTTGTCCGCGTCGCCGCGCAGTCCCCAACCCAAAACAGAACCAAGGAGGCAAAGCCGATGGTCTCGGGCATCACAACCTTCGCCAAATCGGTCGAGCAGGCGATCGAGGACAAGGTCGCTGCCGATCCAGGATTGAAGAAGCAATGGGAGGAGGTCTCGACCCGCTTCCACCTCGTCTACGCCCAGCCGGAAAGTGCGTTCAAAGCCGTCAACGTCGACGCGATACTGAAGGACGAGACCGCTCAGAAATCCACATTGGCCAAGCTCCGGACGGAGCCCGAACACTTCGGCGCGCTGAAGGGCAAGACCGGGATACTCGCCAGCCGCTCCGACAGAGAGGAGCGGGAAAAGGCGCAAACGAATGCGCCGGCGCTGGCCCGCAACCTTGAGCGCTATCTGCGCCAGCGGGCGGAGGCGGAACGGAAGTTCGAGGTCGAAGAACGCGCTGTCCGTCTGAAGGTCTCGATCGATATTCCCGCGCTGTCGCAAAGTGCCAAGCAGACCCTCGAGCGCGTTCGCGATGCGATCGACCGCAACGACCTGCCCGCCGGCCTCGACTATGCGCTCGCCGACAAAATGGTGAAGGCGGAACTGGAGGGTTTCGCCAAGGCGGTATCGGAGCGGTTCGGCGAGCGAACGTTCCTGTCGCTTACTGCAAAGGACCCCAATGGACAGACCTTCAATGCCGTCACGTCGGGAATGACGGCTGGACAGAAGGCCGAGGTGCAATCGGCGTGGAATATGATGCGGACGGTGCAGCAGCTCGCCGCGCATGAGCGCACGACCGAGGCGCTGAAACACGCGGAGACAATGCGTCAGACGAAGAGCCAGGGGCTCTCGCTCAAATGA
- the traF gene encoding conjugative transfer signal peptidase TraF yields the protein MKTAVFAFGTRAAQRTRAVVLLALAISIVGGGVAAAVVGGLRINLTPSEPLGLWRIVALDRPAARGDLVFICPPQTVAMVQARERGYLRSGTCPGGVAPLIKTVVAVAGQHVEIGAGVTIDGRPIAFSELVERDGNGRAMTPFPGGVVPDESVFLHSPFRSSYDSRYFGPLPASGILGLAQPVLTYAP from the coding sequence ATGAAAACAGCCGTGTTTGCGTTCGGTACGCGAGCCGCTCAAAGGACCCGTGCAGTCGTGCTCTTGGCCCTGGCGATATCCATCGTTGGCGGCGGAGTTGCTGCTGCAGTCGTCGGCGGTTTACGCATCAACTTGACGCCGAGCGAGCCCCTCGGCCTCTGGCGTATCGTGGCGCTCGATCGCCCGGCAGCTCGCGGGGATCTGGTTTTCATTTGCCCTCCGCAAACGGTGGCGATGGTGCAGGCGAGAGAGCGTGGTTATCTCCGGTCCGGAACCTGCCCAGGCGGCGTTGCGCCGCTCATCAAGACCGTCGTCGCAGTCGCTGGGCAGCATGTCGAAATCGGCGCCGGCGTGACGATCGATGGGCGCCCGATCGCTTTTTCCGAATTGGTTGAACGGGACGGCAATGGCCGGGCGATGACGCCGTTTCCCGGCGGCGTCGTGCCTGACGAAAGCGTCTTTCTCCATTCGCCGTTCAGGAGCTCCTATGACTCCCGCTATTTCGGCCCCCTGCCCGCGTCCGGAATCCTCGGCCTGGCGCAACCGGTGCTCACCTATGCGCCGTGA